Part of the Pseudomonas abietaniphila genome is shown below.
CGTTCTACCAGTTGTGCGAGCACATGCAGCCGGGTTACCACCAGTTGGAATTCGATCTGCGCATTTACCTGACATGGCGCGACATGCAGCAGGGTTAGCGACCCCCTTTCTCTTCGACAAGGACATGACGATGGACGTCAGCAAGACCAAGAGCAGCTTCTACCGCCGGCTTTACGTGGCGTACCTGATCGACACTGAAATGGCCAGTAGCGTGCCAGCGTTGACCGAGGTCACGGGCATGCCGCGCCGCACCGCGCAGGACACCATCGCGGCGTTGGCCGATCTGGACATCGTCTGTGAGTTCGAGCAACTGGACGGCGGGCGTAACCACGCAGGCGGCTACCGGATTCGCGACTGGGGCGCGATCGACAGGCAATGGATTGTGCAGAACCTGCGGCAGGTCAAAGCGGTGTTGGGGTATCCCTGAGGGGATGGCCAGAGATGAATACTGTGGGAGCGAACTCATTCGCGAGAAGTTTTTACATCCGATACATCTGTATCGACTCTACTCCCGTATCGCGAATGAATTCGCTCCCACAAGTCCGGCTCAAACTACCGGCTACGTGAGCATGAGGACTTAATCCAGATCCCGGCGCATGCCGAGGTGCGGGATGCCGTCTTCGACATACACATCGCC
Proteins encoded:
- a CDS encoding winged helix-turn-helix domain-containing protein, with protein sequence MDVSKTKSSFYRRLYVAYLIDTEMASSVPALTEVTGMPRRTAQDTIAALADLDIVCEFEQLDGGRNHAGGYRIRDWGAIDRQWIVQNLRQVKAVLGYP